From a region of the Sander lucioperca isolate FBNREF2018 chromosome 8, SLUC_FBN_1.2, whole genome shotgun sequence genome:
- the asnsd1 gene encoding asparagine synthetase domain-containing protein 1 yields the protein MCGIFCLLSLSSAHFEWDKTVHEHLKRRGPNLSRDLTVRGTNPSCRCFFSAHVLHMRGILTPQPFQDNTGNVLVWNGEIFGGVPVMPEENDTAVLSQRLSSCDSPSEILSLLSAVRGPWAFVYYQKAGDYLWFGRDFLGRRSLLWKFDAAVNALTLTSVAAQSSGPDRSAWQEVPAAGVYRIDLKAVTEAGSVTFEFHPWAHGGNDLASSCSETILESVPSGCTAVTNPSGLVLTSPVCPLNTSIPKSLNEKESLSNSHPCVKDLEQMLASKEKNDEVNQLIDVLSEAVRRRVQSLPFRAQDGPPPPNDNASVAILFSGGIDSMVLAALADRHIPAHQPIDLLNVAFKLQVPKKQKEPAKKPGKHKNQPTGFKTDGADYQTSSPFDVPDRITGKAGLKELQDLNPERRWNFVEIDVTKEELQTVRQERICHLVHPLATVLDDSIGCAVWFAARGTGSTMQDGDQRAFTSSAMVILTGIGADEQLAGYSRHRVRFTMSGHEGLVQELAMELARIPSRNLGRDDRVIGDHGKEARFPYLDEDVVSYLNSLPVWEKADLSLPRGVGEKLLLRLAAKQLGLGQSAVLPKRAMQFGSRIAKMEDHREKASDKCTRLLAE from the exons ATGTGTGGCATCTTTTGTCTGTTGAGTCTGTCGTCCGCTCACTTTGAGTGGGACAAAACAGTTCATGAACATTTGAAAAGAAGAGGGCCCAACTTGAGCCGGGATCTCACAGTTAGAGGCACAAATCCCAGCTGTCGGTGTTTCTTCTCTGCTCATGTTCTTCACATGAGAGGCATTCTCACACCTCAGCCCTTTCAAGACAACACTGGAAATGTCCTGGTGTGGAACGGGGAGATATTTGGAGGCGTCCCGGTGATGCCAGAGGAAAATGACACTGCTGTTCTCTCTCAGCGGCTATCCTCCTGCGACAGCCCTTCAGAGATTCTGTCCCTCCTCTCCGCTGTACGGGGGCCGTGGGCGTTTGTTTACTACCAAAAGGCTGGGGACTACCTCTGGTTTGGCAGAGACTTCCTTGGTAGGCGGAGTTTGCTGTGGAAATTTGATGCGGCAGTCAACGCCTTGACCCTGACTTCTGTAGCAGCCCAGAGTTCTGGACCTGATCGGTCTGCTTGGCAAGAAGTCCCAGCAGCCGGTGTGTACCGGATTGACCTGAAGGCAGTTACAGAAGCTGGCTCTGTGACGTTTGAGTTTCATCCTTGGGCTCATGGAGGAAATGATCTCGCCTCCAGCTGCAGTGAAACCATATTGGAGTCTGTCCCCAGCGGCTGCACTGCTGTGACGAACCCGTCGGGCCTGGTACTCACCTCACCCGTTTGCCCTCTTAACACATCCATCCCAAAGTCATTAAATGAGAAAGAAAGCCTTTCAAACTCACATCCATGTGTTAAGGATCTGGAGCAGATGCTCGCAAGTAAAGAGAAAAACGATGAGGTGAACCAGCTTATTGATGTTCTCAGTGAGGCAGTAAGACGACGTGTTCAGTCTCTGCCGTTCAGGGCACAAGACGGTCCCCCTCCTCCTAACGACAATGCTAGTGTTGCCATACTTTTTTCAGGAGGTATCGATTCAATGGTCCTGGCTGCCTTAGCTGACCGTCACATACCTGCTCATCAACCGATAGATCTTCTCAATGTAGCGTTCAAACTACAGGTGCCAAAGAAGCAGAAAGAGCCCGCAAAGAAACCTGGGAAGCACAAAAATCAACCCACGGGTTTTAAGACTGATGGAGCAGATTACCAAACCTCCAGCCCCTTTGACGTTCCAGACCGGATCACTGGAAAAGCCGGTCTCAAGGAATTACAAGACTTGAATCCTGAAAGAAGATGGAACTTTGTGGAAATCGACGTAACGAAGGAGGAGCTGCAGACAGTCCGCCAGGAGCGCATTTGTCATTTGGTGCATCCGCTGGCCACGGTGCTGGACGACAGCATTGGATGTGCTGTGTGGTTTGCAGCAAGAGGGACGGGGTCCACCATGCAGGACGGGGACCAGAGAGCCTTCACATCATCAGCCATG GTCATTTTGACAGGAATAGGAGCCGATGAGCAGCTAGCAGGTTACTCCAGACACCGAGTCCGATTTACGATGTCTGGACATGAGGGACTGGTCCAGGAACTGGCCATGGAGCTGGCCAGGATCCCTTCCAGGAATTTGGGCAGGGATGACAGAGTGATAGGGGACCATGGGAAAGAGGCTAG ATTCCCCTACTTGGATGAGGACGTGGTGAGCTACTTGAATTCCCTGCCCGTGTGGGAGAAGGCGGACCTGTCGCTTCCTCGGGGCGTCGGGGAGAAACTCCTCCTGAGACTCGCGGCAAAGCAGCTGGGCCTCGGCCAATCAGCAGTCCTGCCCAAGAGAGCCATGCAGTTTGGCTCCCGCATCGCAAAGATGGAGGACCACCGTGAAAAGGCCTCTGACAAATGCACGAGACTCCTCGCCGAGTAG
- the LOC116043164 gene encoding ASNSD1 upstream open reading frame protein, giving the protein MSSKSRDNDDNFEGQSAHKEELNRKIKEQKVVVDELSNLKKNRKVYIQQRNSNIFFLADRSQTLGLCKKELDNMKKDLQDM; this is encoded by the exons ATGTCTTCGAAAAGTCGGGATAACGACGACAATTTTGAAGGACAGTCTGCACATAAGGAGGAATTGAACAGAAAG ATCAAGGAGCAGAAGGTTGTAGTGGACGAGCTCTCCAATCTGAAGAAAAACAGG AAAGTCTACATCCAGCAGAGGAACAGTAACATATTCTTCCTAGCAGACAGAAGTCAGACACTGGGTTTGTGCAAAA AGGAACTGGATAACATGAAAAAGGATCTGCAGGATATGTAA
- the zgc:136439 gene encoding glucose-1-phosphate adenylyltransferase large subunit 1, chloroplastic/amyloplastic, with amino-acid sequence MKAVILAAGYGTRLQRDVAADSSGRFAHLAGTAKPLLPVGRCALISHWVHALTASGSVDGIYVVTNAVYHAAFEEWASQFTNVKILSDQTRSNDGRLGAVACLQLAVKHFNIEDHVLVIGGDTLFKEDFSLGKVKERFSDLQAKCEDSCLVLSYQCKEEETSKYGILEVDSDLRVLCMKEKPLPSETKSRRACPCFYVFSKKSIPLLDAFLEEKKEAPIDKKDAPGNFVSWLIPRKPVYIHLISGRFDVGNLPSYIECDLYFRKQQDSRSYMV; translated from the exons ATGAAGGCTGTGATTCTCGCCGCCGGGTACGGAACCAGGCTCCAGAGAGATGTAGCAGCCGACAGCAGCGGGAGGTTCGCTCACCTGGCTGGCACTGCCAAGCCGCTCCTGCCGGTGGGACGCTGTGCCTTGATATCCCACTGGGTCCATGCGCTGACCGCCTCTGGCTCGGTGGACGGCATTTATGTTGTT ACCAATGCTGTTTACCATGCTGCATTTGAAGAGTGGGCATCACAGTTCACAAATGTCAAGATTCTCAGCGATCAGACAAGAAGCAATGAT GGGCGTCTTGGTGCTGTGGCCTGCCTGCAACTTGCAGTAAAGCACTTCAACATAGAAGACCATGTCTTAGTAATTGGGGG TGACACCCTCTTCAAAGAAGATTTTAGCCTCGGGAAAGTAAAAGAAAGGTTTTCCGACCTCCAAGCAAAGTGTGAGGACAGCTGTCTGGTGCTCTCGTACCAGTGCAAAGAGGAGG aAACTTCTAAATACGGGATATTGGAAGTAGACAGTGATCTTCGGGTCCTCTGTATGAAGGAGAAACCTCTTCCTTCTGAGACAAAGTCGAGGAGAGCA TGTCCCTGTTTCTACGTGTTTTCAAAGAAAAGCATTCCTCTGTTGGATGCCTTCCTTGAGGAAAAGAAG GAGGCTCCTATTGATAAGAAAGATGCCCCAGGAAACTTTGTGTCTTGGCTCATTCCAAG GAAGCCAGTATACATTCATCTGATTTCTGGGCGTTTCGACGTTGGAAACTTGCCTTCCTATATTGAATGTGATCTTTACTTCAGAAAACAACAAGATAGCAGGTCTTACATGGTGTAG